The sequence AAGCGGGCGGTATTCGGCAAGGCGCTCGGCTGGCTGCTCGCCCTTCATGTCCTCTATCCGGCGTATCTGGCTGTGTCCTTGGCCGTTGTTGCGCCGGAATCGCTCTCAACCCCGTATGGCGCGGGCATGCTCCTCTTCGTGCTCGTCGTATTCGCCGATGCGGCGAGCCTTATCCGTCAGAGCCGAGGCGTGGCGGTCGCCGCCGATGCGTGGACATGGTATTGCGTGTTGTTTCTTCTGACCTACACGCCGCTGGCCTACCTGATCGCCTTCACGTCGCATGATGCAACCGGGCTGGCCAACGACTATACCTGGCTCCTCTATTTCGTTCTCGCCGTGTTCCTGGCCTCCATGTTGCGGGACAAGGCGCTCGCTATTGTCGCTCCCGCCACCGCGCTTTTTTCGGCAGTGTATTTGGCGACGCATTTCCTCGGGGCTCCCTACCGGGGCCGCTTTGTTCCCGTGCTTTTGACGGCGCACGGCGCGTATGTCGCCTTGTTCGCCGTCGTTTGGCTCGCCAAGCGGAGGATGGAAAGGGGTGATTGATCACGCCGTGAACTGTGGCGAAGCCGACAGTCCTCTGTGAGTCCCCGGTCCTTAGAACACCAGCTTCATCCCCGAGCCCACCTCCCGGACCGGGCATTTGGCGGCCAGACTGATCTTGGCGGCCAGGTCCGTGCAGTGGCAGCACCACAGCCCTTCCAGATCGAGCGCGGCCAGATATTCCGCCGTGGGATCGAGCCGTTCGGGTTGGGCCTTTTGCAGGTGGAATCCGCCGAGGACCGCGCGGACGTTATCCACGCCCGTGACCCGCTTGGCCTGCTCCACGGTGTTGCATATGCCTGCGTGGGCGCAGCCCGCGATGACCACCAGCCCCGTGTCCGTGACGTACGCCAGCGCCGTGTCGTCCGGGATGTCGTCCGGCACGAACGTGCCGCCCTCCAGCCGCTCGCCCAGCGGCGCGGGCTTCTCGAAATCCGTGACCCGCTCGATCTCGCCGAGCGCCACCAGGGAGTCGGTCAGCCAGACGGGCTCGGCCGTGAGCTTCAGGTCGAAATAGCTGGCCAGCTTGTCCTCGGCGACCAATGAGCCGAACTCGGGGATGCCCCTGTGCCGCTTGGTGCCCAGCGCCTTGGGGTGGGCAATCAGCCCCGCGCGGGTCCGGTCCTCGCACGCCGTCATGTCGTATTGACGCAGGAGCATGCCCAGCCCCCAGGTATGGTCCGAGTGGCCGTGGGACAGGGCGATCCAGTCCAGATGGTCCATGTCCACGCCCAGGCACCGGGCGTTGGCCAGGAACGCGTCCGAATAGCCGGTGTCGAACAGCACACGCTTTCCGTCCGCTTCGATGAGCATGGACAGCCCGGCCTCGGCCAGAAGACGGGTGCCCACCAGGGCGTTGTTGTCTATCAGAAAGGTCAGTTCCATGGCGGTCTCCGGGGTTGCGGTCTATTGGCAGGACACGGGAAAAGAGTCTATGCTCAACCCATGCGCCGCCGCAACTCCCTTTTCCTTCGTGTCTTTTTCACGGCTTGGTTTATTGCCAGTACATGCCTTTTGCCCTCTTTTACCTGGGCCGAGGGTGTGGACGCCCGCTTCCTGCGCGCCCTGGACGGCGATTCCCTGCGTGTGGATTACGGGGGCGAGGTCCTGGAAATCCGGCTCATCGGCGTGGACGCCCCGGAGTACAGGCAGGAGTACAGCCGCAAGGCCAGGGACTTCTCCCGGCAATTCTGCCAGGGCCGGACTGTGCACCTGGAATTCGACAAGGACCGCCACGACCGTTACGGCCGCACGCTGGCGTATGTCTATGTGGACGATCGTATGCTCAACGAGGAGCTGGTGCGCGCGGGGTTGGCCATCCCCCTTCGGATCAAGCCGAACACCCGCCACGCCGAACGGTTCAAGCAGGCTGAAAAGCAGGCTCGGCTGGATGGGCGCGGGTTTTGGGTCAAGGGAGGTCTGGACATGACGCCGGCCCAGTGGCGGCGCACCCACCGCAGAAAGTAGCTATTCGAACGCAGCGGTCAGAACGTCCGCCATTTCGCGGATCACGCCGTGGCCGCCTGTGGCGTCGGTTACGTAGTCGGCCATGGCCAGAATAGCCGGATGGGCGTCGGCGGGCGCGGCCTTGAAACCGGCCAGGCCCATTGCCGTGGCGTCGTTGATGTCGTTGCCGATGAACAGGATGTTGCTCACGGAGATCTGGTATTTCTCGGCCAACCTGAGCAGGGCAGAGCCCTTGTCTCGGATGCCGTACAGCGCCTCCAGGCCGATTTTGTCCGCCCGGGCCTTGACCACCGGGTTGGCCTCGGTGGACAGGATGACCTGCCGGATGCCCAACCGCTGGATGAGCCCCACGCCCAGTCCGTCGCTGCGGTTGGCCTGGACGGACTCGCGCCCGTTCTGGTCGGTCATGACCAGATTGTCGGTCATTACCCCGTCAAAGTCGTAGACCACCAGCCGGATGCGCTCCGCGCCCGGCAGACCGCGCCCGGACAGGGCCAGTATCTCGCCGTCCGGCCCCAGATACAGCGCCTTTTCGCCCATCAGCTTTTCGGCCCGGCCCCCGCCGTTATCCAATATGGCGTTCACGGCCCGGTCCACGTCCGGGACTTCGAGGGTGACGATCACGCACCCTCCTGCCGTGGTCCCTGGTCCCTCGATCAACCGCAACGACTGGCCGTACGGGCCGACCAGCAAGCCGTCCCAGGCAAGGTCGAAGCCCAGCGCCCGTTTGTAGAAACGCGCGGATTTGTCGATGTTCCGGACCAATATGGTGACAGGCGGAAAAGTGGCCATCTTGACTCCTTGAGTTCACGATTTGCCCTTTAACCTACCCTGCCCGGTCCAACCTCGCAACTTTTGTGGGAAAAAGGGTTTGGGCGAGAGTCCACCGCAATGGGTCGGAGGAGGCTTTAGCCCAGCCGCCTGGCGAACTCCGAGACGATGATAGCCCCGGCCTGAGCCACGTTGAGGGAGTCGAATTCGCGCTGAAAGGGAATATGCAGGCTGTGATGGGCGAATTTGGCGACGCCAGGGCGGATGCCTTTTCCCTCGTTGCCGAGCAGGAGCACGGCCGGGGTCTGAAGATCGGCGGTATAGACGTTGTCCGAGTCCGGTGTCATGCGCGCGCAGTAGAGGGTGTAGTCATAGTTGACGCAATCCTTCATGGCGTTGGCGAGGTTGCCGACCTTTGCCACCGGGAGCTTGTTCAGTGCGCCCGCCGAGGAGCGTACGGCTCCGGCGCCGATATATGCGCCGTGGTGCTGGCAGACGATCAGGCCAGCGCCGCCCAGCGCGTGGACGGTGCGCGCGAGCACGCCCACGTTGCCGGTGTCCTGCACCTGGTCCAGGGCGACGATGAGCGGCAGGGGGGCTTCCGGGGCGAGTTCGAGGAGTTGTTCGAGCGGGGTATATTCCAGAGCCGCGCAACGGGCGGCCACACCCTGGTGGTTGCCCCGGTACATGTAATCAAGGTCTTTGACGGACACGGACTTGTAAGGCACGTTGCCGGTGCGGCACAACTCGAGGATTTCCTCCATGGCCTGGTCGCGTCTTCCCTTGCGGAAAGCCACGAAATCCACCTTCTGTGGAGAATCCAGCAGGAGTTCTTTGACCGGTTTATTTCCAACTACGTAGATTTTCGAATCATTTTTCGGCCGGTCATGATCTTGCATAATAAATTCCTTATGGTAAAGACAGCAAAATGCTGCACATGGTTGCGTTCGGCAAGGGGCTCTAGTAGGCGTTTATCGCTCCTATTGCAATCCATGGCAAGGTGGGCTAGCTGGTAGTCTCGCGTTACCGGCACTCATGAATTTTTCTAGACTTTTCAAAGCCGGACTTATCTGATAATAGTGTGCCGAAGTCGGAGGATCGCTTGAGAGTTAACAAGTATGCATATTTACTTGCGATGGGGCTGCTCATCGCGAGCTTGGCCGCAGGTTGTGCCCCCAAGGCACCCCAGGATGCGGCTCCGCCCGTAGAGGAACAGGTCTCCGAGAACCTCGTGCCCGATGATGCCGAGGCGCTCGAACCTGAGATCGAAGCCGCTCCCGAAGTGGCGCCCGGTGAGGATCTGACCCAGACCGAGCAGGCCGTGCTCAACCAGCGTTTCGGCCTGTTGTTCGACCTGGAGCAGCACGAGAGCGACGAAGTCGAGCTCTTCTTCACCTATTACAACCACAAAGCCCGCAAGACCATGGCGCGCTGGTTGGAACGTTCCCAGCCCTATCTGCCCTACGTGCGCCGTGTCTTCACCCAGTACGGTCTGCCTCAGGACCTGGTTCTGCTGCCCTTTGTCGAGTCCGGCTACAACGTCCGGGCCTACTCCTGGGCCGGAGCCGGCGGCATGTGGCAGTTCATGCGCGGCACGGGCCGTCTGTACGGGCTGAAGTCCGACTGGTGGATCGACGAACGGCGGGATCCCTACAAGGCCACGGACGCCGCGGCCCGTCACCTCAAGGACCTGTATGACAAGTTCGGCGACTGGTATCTGGCCCTGGCCGCGTACAACGCGGGTGAAGGCAAGATCGCCCGAGCTTTGAAACAGGCCAATTGCGACGATTTCTTCGAGCTGACCGAAAAGAACCGGAAGCTCTCCCGCCGCAATCGCTTGAAACGGGAAACCCAGCACTACGTTCCCAAGTTCATTGCCATTTCCAAGATTTTCCAGAACCTCGACACCCTCGGCTTCGAGCCCGTGTCCTGGGACCTTGAAGATGAGGTCACCCCGGTCAAGGTGCCCGGCGGCACCGACCTTCTCGCCCTGGCCCGTGCAGGCGGCATGTCCTGGAAGGAATTCCACGATCTGAACCCCGCCTTCCGCCGTCAGGTCAGCCCCCCGCACATGGAGGCCACCGCCTATCTTCCGGCGGAAAAGGCCGACAAGATGATCGCCTACCTGAGCGAACCCGGCGCGCAGCCCTATGCAGGCTATATCCGCTACCGCGTGCGCTCAGGCGACTCCTGGTGGAGAATCTCCCGTCGCTACGATGTGCCCATCAACGTGCTCAAGAGCGTGAACAACACCCGCTCCAACACCCTGCAGCCCGGCCATTATGTCATGGTGCCCGGCGGCGGTTCGAGCAAGAGCATGATCGCGTCCGCTTCGGAGTCCCCGTCTTCGTCCGCTTCCGCGGCCAAGACCCGGGCCATCGCCGCCAAGCGTGGCAACTACGTGGTTCGTTCCGGCGACACCCTGTGGTCCATCGCCCAGTCGTTCAACACCACGGTGTCCACCCTGCGCAAATCCAATGGATTGCGCTCCAATCGCCTCAAGGTCGGCCAGAAGCTCTATATCCCCAACAGCTCCAGCGCAGCCACCAAGCAGGCCGTCAAGGAAGCCGAAAAGGTCAAGGCGCAGCTGGTCCAATACAAGGTCCGCCGCGGTGACAATCTCTATTCCATCTCGCGCAAGTTCGGCGTCAAGGTCTCGGACCTCTGCCAATGGAACTCCATCAGCACCAGAACCACCATCTACGCAGGCCAGAAGCTCAAGGTCTACGTCCAGTAACACCCTACGCACGACACAAAAAAGCCCCGTCCAGCTTGCCGCTGGACGGGGCTTTTTCATGCCTCCGGCTCGGGAGCGAACCGAGCAGGCAGAACCAGGCCGCAGGTCCGCCACAACGTCATGGACAGGCTTTCAGGAGCAAGGAGGCTGAACAGCGTTTCAGGGTGAGCATCCCCGTGACCAAGTGGCCTACATGAGGCGAGAAGCCCCATGGAAAGGGTGTGCAGAGGGGGCCGCTTTCGGAAGCAGCCTTCTGTACAATGACTGTATTAAATGATTTCCGCGCCGCTCAGTACTGCAACAAACCGCTTGAAGACGTTCATATCAACGTTCTCACGCATTTCGTTGCGTATGAGGGAGAGAGCCTCGTAGGGCTCCATGGCCTCGGCGTAGGGGCGGTCCGTGGTCAGGGCGTCGTAGATGTCCGACAGGGAGATGATGCGCACCGGCATGGGTACGTTGTCGCCTTTGATGCCTGCCGGGTAGCCGGACCCGTCCAGGGTCTCGTGGTGGAACAGGATGCAGTTGATCGTGTTCTGCGTCATGGGCAGGTGCGCGCACATGGACACGCCGTGCACCGGATGTTCCTTGATGATCTCGCGCTCCGCCGTGGTCAGCGGTCCGCGCTTGTTCAGGATGCGTTTGGGGATCTTGGCCTTGCCCACGTCGTGCAGGAGCGCGCCGAGGCCGTATTCGAAGGTCTCGCTTTCGGTCATTTCGTAGGTCTGGAACAGGGCCACTGAGTACACGAATACGTGCATGCAGTGCGTATACGTCTTGTAGTCGTGCGAAATGAAAGGGGCTACCGAGGACAGGGAATTGTCCTTGGCCAGAAATTTGATGGAGTTGCGCACGATCTCCGTGATGCGGTCGAGATGCCGGGCGCGCAGCGCGCTGGGCAGCTTGCGGTCGAACACGTCCTGCAGGACCACGGTGGTGGCCTCGAAGAATATCCTCGAGCGCGCCTCTATGGGCAGTGTCTCGTCCTGCAGGATCTTGCCGAGATTCCGCTCTATGTACTTTTCGTATTCCGCCCGTTCGGAGCCCTGGACGTATACTTCCTTGACCCCGTTCTTGTGCAGGGTCTGGCGATGGCGGGTGGTGAATTTCTGGCCGGAGGAGGTGTAAAGGACGAAGTCTCCACCCTGCCAGAGGTAGACGGAGAAGTTCCCTAAAGCTTCCGGAAAAAGCATGACCGGAGAGACGGGAAAGTAGGATACCGGTCGAGCGGCACGAGTATTCGTATCCATTCCTCGATTCCATATAATAATAGTTGGATGATTGCTAGTAAAAATCAGGACAATGTCTAGAAGATAAAGTACAATCTATGTTTCGATGTGTGACAAGATATGCACAAAGCCGCATATACTGCGGTTCCCGTAGCGTTTCGGGCTGTTCTTGTGCAATGAACCGTAACGCTGTAAGGTGATGTGCATCCCGTACCCTCCAGGAGAACCCTTCATGAAAAAATGTCTTTTTGCCTGTCTGCTCGTTCTGTTCGCCGTATCCGCCCGGGCTGAAGGTCCGTTGCATCTCCTGGCGGACAGGGATTTTGCGCCATACTCCATGGTTATCGACGGCGAGCCCACCGGAATAGACGTGGATGTGTTCAATGAGGCCGCACGACGGGCCAAAATTGACGTCAATATTGAGACCAAACCGTTGGAGACCGTTCTTCAGATGGTTCAGGAAGGAAGCTGCGACGGCGCGCTCGCCCTGTTCCGTAGTCCGGACCGTGAACGCTATGCACTGTTCATGGAAGCCACGCCGATCCACTTCAGCGACTACGTTCTTTTCACCAAGGTCGGCGACCGTTTCCCCTTTGCTTCCTATCAGGATCTGTCGGGCAAGGTCATCGGCCTGGTCACCGGGCTGGACCTCGGCCCGGATTTCGCGGCCGCCCGCGAACAAGGTAAAATCATCGTCAAGGAATACCCGGACCAGCCCGCCATCATTGCCGGTTTGCTGGGCGGCGAGATCGACGCCTTTGCCGGAAACATCGACGTCACCTACTACCAACTCAAGGCCATGGGACTGACCAGCTCCGTGGTCTACCTGGATCACAAGCTTTTGACCGGCCGTCCCTCCTATGCCGTGCTTTCCCGCGCCGCCAAG is a genomic window of uncultured Pseudodesulfovibrio sp. containing:
- a CDS encoding MBL fold metallo-hydrolase; amino-acid sequence: MELTFLIDNNALVGTRLLAEAGLSMLIEADGKRVLFDTGYSDAFLANARCLGVDMDHLDWIALSHGHSDHTWGLGMLLRQYDMTACEDRTRAGLIAHPKALGTKRHRGIPEFGSLVAEDKLASYFDLKLTAEPVWLTDSLVALGEIERVTDFEKPAPLGERLEGGTFVPDDIPDDTALAYVTDTGLVVIAGCAHAGICNTVEQAKRVTGVDNVRAVLGGFHLQKAQPERLDPTAEYLAALDLEGLWCCHCTDLAAKISLAAKCPVREVGSGMKLVF
- a CDS encoding thermonuclease family protein, producing the protein MPSFTWAEGVDARFLRALDGDSLRVDYGGEVLEIRLIGVDAPEYRQEYSRKARDFSRQFCQGRTVHLEFDKDRHDRYGRTLAYVYVDDRMLNEELVRAGLAIPLRIKPNTRHAERFKQAEKQARLDGRGFWVKGGLDMTPAQWRRTHRRK
- a CDS encoding HAD hydrolase family protein → MATFPPVTILVRNIDKSARFYKRALGFDLAWDGLLVGPYGQSLRLIEGPGTTAGGCVIVTLEVPDVDRAVNAILDNGGGRAEKLMGEKALYLGPDGEILALSGRGLPGAERIRLVVYDFDGVMTDNLVMTDQNGRESVQANRSDGLGVGLIQRLGIRQVILSTEANPVVKARADKIGLEALYGIRDKGSALLRLAEKYQISVSNILFIGNDINDATAMGLAGFKAAPADAHPAILAMADYVTDATGGHGVIREMADVLTAAFE
- a CDS encoding RNA methyltransferase, with the translated sequence MQDHDRPKNDSKIYVVGNKPVKELLLDSPQKVDFVAFRKGRRDQAMEEILELCRTGNVPYKSVSVKDLDYMYRGNHQGVAARCAALEYTPLEQLLELAPEAPLPLIVALDQVQDTGNVGVLARTVHALGGAGLIVCQHHGAYIGAGAVRSSAGALNKLPVAKVGNLANAMKDCVNYDYTLYCARMTPDSDNVYTADLQTPAVLLLGNEGKGIRPGVAKFAHHSLHIPFQREFDSLNVAQAGAIIVSEFARRLG
- a CDS encoding LysM peptidoglycan-binding domain-containing protein, translated to MGLLIASLAAGCAPKAPQDAAPPVEEQVSENLVPDDAEALEPEIEAAPEVAPGEDLTQTEQAVLNQRFGLLFDLEQHESDEVELFFTYYNHKARKTMARWLERSQPYLPYVRRVFTQYGLPQDLVLLPFVESGYNVRAYSWAGAGGMWQFMRGTGRLYGLKSDWWIDERRDPYKATDAAARHLKDLYDKFGDWYLALAAYNAGEGKIARALKQANCDDFFELTEKNRKLSRRNRLKRETQHYVPKFIAISKIFQNLDTLGFEPVSWDLEDEVTPVKVPGGTDLLALARAGGMSWKEFHDLNPAFRRQVSPPHMEATAYLPAEKADKMIAYLSEPGAQPYAGYIRYRVRSGDSWWRISRRYDVPINVLKSVNNTRSNTLQPGHYVMVPGGGSSKSMIASASESPSSSASAAKTRAIAAKRGNYVVRSGDTLWSIAQSFNTTVSTLRKSNGLRSNRLKVGQKLYIPNSSSAATKQAVKEAEKVKAQLVQYKVRRGDNLYSISRKFGVKVSDLCQWNSISTRTTIYAGQKLKVYVQ
- a CDS encoding HD domain-containing phosphohydrolase, with the protein product MDTNTRAARPVSYFPVSPVMLFPEALGNFSVYLWQGGDFVLYTSSGQKFTTRHRQTLHKNGVKEVYVQGSERAEYEKYIERNLGKILQDETLPIEARSRIFFEATTVVLQDVFDRKLPSALRARHLDRITEIVRNSIKFLAKDNSLSSVAPFISHDYKTYTHCMHVFVYSVALFQTYEMTESETFEYGLGALLHDVGKAKIPKRILNKRGPLTTAEREIIKEHPVHGVSMCAHLPMTQNTINCILFHHETLDGSGYPAGIKGDNVPMPVRIISLSDIYDALTTDRPYAEAMEPYEALSLIRNEMRENVDMNVFKRFVAVLSGAEII
- a CDS encoding transporter substrate-binding domain-containing protein — protein: MKKCLFACLLVLFAVSARAEGPLHLLADRDFAPYSMVIDGEPTGIDVDVFNEAARRAKIDVNIETKPLETVLQMVQEGSCDGALALFRSPDRERYALFMEATPIHFSDYVLFTKVGDRFPFASYQDLSGKVIGLVTGLDLGPDFAAAREQGKIIVKEYPDQPAIIAGLLGGEIDAFAGNIDVTYYQLKAMGLTSSVVYLDHKLLTGRPSYAVLSRAAKREDKVEIIQALEKAIDQMTKDGTYNKIARRYLLRF